A genomic window from Flavobacterium azooxidireducens includes:
- the hppD gene encoding 4-hydroxyphenylpyruvate dioxygenase, producing the protein MSQEIKSVEYGLEKIFEGAQDFLPLMGTDYVEFYVGNAKQAAHFYKTAFGFQSLAYAGLETGVRDRASYVLKQDKIRLVLTTALKSDSPIGEHVKKHGDGVKIVALWVEDARSAFEETTKRGAKVFMEPTVETDEFGEVVRAGIYTYGETVHMFVERKNYNGTFLPGYKEMKSDYNPTSVGLKYIDHMVGNVGWNEMNTWVKWYEEVMGFVNFLSFDDKQITTEYSALMSKVMSNGNGRIKFPINEPAEGKKKSQIEEYLDFYEGPGVQHIAVATDDIISTVAQMRSRGIEFLSTPPQAYYDAIPERLKDHMSKFKEDINELQKLGIMIDADEEGYLLQIFTKPLEDRPTLFFEIIQRMGAKGFGAGNFKALFESIEREQALRGTL; encoded by the coding sequence ATGTCACAAGAAATAAAATCAGTAGAATACGGATTAGAAAAAATATTTGAAGGAGCTCAAGATTTCCTTCCATTAATGGGCACCGATTATGTAGAGTTTTATGTTGGAAATGCCAAACAAGCAGCTCATTTTTACAAAACAGCATTTGGATTTCAGTCATTGGCATATGCCGGATTAGAAACTGGCGTTCGAGACAGAGCTTCCTATGTTTTGAAGCAAGACAAAATTCGATTAGTGTTAACCACTGCCTTAAAAAGCGATTCTCCAATTGGTGAGCACGTGAAAAAACACGGCGACGGTGTAAAAATAGTTGCTCTTTGGGTAGAAGATGCTCGGAGTGCTTTTGAAGAAACAACCAAACGCGGAGCAAAAGTTTTCATGGAACCAACTGTTGAGACAGATGAGTTTGGCGAGGTGGTTCGTGCCGGAATTTATACTTACGGAGAAACGGTTCACATGTTTGTTGAAAGAAAAAATTATAACGGAACTTTTCTTCCGGGTTATAAAGAAATGAAATCGGATTACAATCCAACTTCGGTTGGTTTGAAATACATCGATCACATGGTGGGTAATGTGGGTTGGAACGAAATGAATACGTGGGTAAAATGGTATGAAGAGGTGATGGGATTTGTTAATTTTCTATCGTTTGACGACAAGCAAATTACGACAGAATATTCGGCTTTGATGAGTAAAGTAATGAGCAACGGAAACGGCAGAATTAAATTCCCAATCAACGAACCGGCCGAAGGAAAGAAAAAATCGCAAATTGAAGAATATTTAGATTTTTATGAAGGTCCGGGTGTGCAGCACATTGCCGTTGCAACGGATGATATTATTTCCACAGTTGCCCAAATGCGTTCACGAGGAATTGAATTCTTGAGCACGCCTCCGCAAGCCTATTACGATGCCATTCCGGAACGTTTAAAAGACCATATGTCTAAATTTAAGGAAGACATTAACGAACTTCAAAAACTTGGAATTATGATTGATGCGGATGAAGAAGGCTACTTGTTGCAGATTTTCACCAAACCGTTAGAAGATAGACCAACCTTATTTTTCGAAATCATTCAAAGAATGGGTGCCAAAGGTTTTGGAGCAGGAAATTTCAAAGCATTATTTGAAAGTATCGAGCGAGAACAAGCATTAAGGGGAACATTGTAA
- the pgi gene encoding glucose-6-phosphate isomerase — translation MALENTNPSGTAAWQSLRKHFEDMQYVSMQELFEKDSKRAANFHLQWNDFLVDYSKNIITQETMNLLLDLAKEVNLEDAIKKYFAGDIINQTENRAVLHTALRAPSDSKILVDGQNVMPEIFSVKNKIKNFTDEVVNGNRKGFTGKQFTDIVNIGIGGSDLGPVMVVEALQFYKNHLNVHFVSNVDGDHVNEVIKKLNPETTLFVIVSKTFTTQETLSNSETIRNWFLKSAKQEDVAKHFVAVSTNIQKVTEFGIHPENIFPMWDWVGGRFSLWSAVGLSISLAVGFDNFDKLLKGANQMDEHFKTTPFDKNIPVVLALLSVWYNNFFGAESEALIPYTQYLQKLASYLQQGIMESNGKSIDRDGNPVNYQTGTIIWGEPGTNSQHAFFQLIHQGTKLIPTDFIGYVKSLHGNQDHHDKLMSNFFAQTEALLNGKSAEQVQAEFQKQGIDGERAAFLSPFKVFSGNRPTNTLLINQLTPESLGELIALYEHKIFVQGVIWNIFSYDQWGVELGKQLANSILDEINSGNVKEHDSSTSFLLKYFLDRK, via the coding sequence ATGGCTTTAGAAAATACAAATCCGTCCGGAACAGCAGCTTGGCAAAGCTTGAGAAAACATTTTGAAGACATGCAATATGTCTCGATGCAAGAGCTTTTTGAAAAAGATTCAAAACGGGCAGCCAACTTTCATTTGCAATGGAATGATTTTTTGGTAGATTATTCTAAGAATATCATTACTCAAGAAACCATGAATCTTCTTTTGGATTTGGCTAAAGAAGTGAATTTGGAAGATGCCATCAAAAAATATTTTGCCGGAGATATAATCAATCAAACCGAAAACAGAGCGGTTTTACACACGGCTTTGCGTGCTCCGTCTGATTCAAAAATTTTGGTTGATGGTCAAAATGTGATGCCGGAAATTTTCTCGGTTAAAAATAAAATTAAAAATTTTACAGACGAAGTTGTCAACGGAAATAGAAAGGGATTTACCGGAAAACAATTCACCGATATTGTAAACATTGGCATTGGCGGTTCCGATTTAGGGCCGGTTATGGTGGTTGAAGCTCTTCAGTTTTATAAAAATCACTTGAACGTTCATTTTGTTTCCAATGTAGATGGCGATCATGTGAATGAAGTGATTAAGAAATTAAATCCTGAAACGACTTTATTTGTTATCGTTTCAAAAACATTTACCACACAAGAAACCTTATCCAATTCGGAAACCATTCGAAACTGGTTTTTGAAATCCGCTAAACAAGAAGATGTAGCGAAACATTTTGTGGCTGTTTCTACCAATATTCAAAAAGTAACCGAATTCGGAATTCATCCTGAAAACATTTTTCCAATGTGGGATTGGGTTGGCGGACGATTTTCGTTGTGGAGTGCTGTCGGTTTATCCATTAGTTTAGCGGTTGGTTTTGATAATTTTGATAAATTATTAAAAGGTGCAAACCAAATGGACGAACATTTTAAAACCACTCCATTTGACAAGAACATTCCGGTTGTTTTGGCTTTGTTGAGTGTTTGGTATAATAATTTCTTCGGAGCAGAAAGTGAAGCGTTAATTCCGTACACACAATATTTGCAAAAATTAGCTTCCTACCTTCAACAAGGAATAATGGAAAGTAACGGAAAAAGCATCGACCGTGACGGAAATCCGGTAAATTATCAAACCGGAACCATTATTTGGGGCGAACCGGGGACCAATTCGCAACACGCCTTTTTTCAATTAATTCATCAAGGAACCAAATTGATTCCGACCGATTTTATTGGTTATGTAAAATCACTTCACGGAAATCAAGACCATCACGATAAGTTGATGTCTAACTTTTTTGCTCAAACCGAAGCTTTATTAAACGGAAAATCGGCAGAGCAAGTTCAAGCTGAATTTCAAAAACAAGGAATTGATGGAGAAAGAGCTGCGTTCTTATCGCCTTTTAAAGTTTTTTCAGGAAACAGACCAACTAATACACTTCTCATAAATCAATTAACACCTGAAAGTCTGGGCGAATTAATCGCTTTATACGAACACAAAATTTTTGTGCAAGGTGTTATTTGGAATATCTTCAGTTACGATCAATGGGGCGTTGAATTAGGAAAACAATTGGCGAATTCAATTTTAGATGAAATCAATTCAGGAAACGTGAAAGAACATGATAGTTCTACAAGCTTTTTATTAAAATATTTTTTGGATAGAAAGTAA
- a CDS encoding mobile mystery protein B: MGLELQYEEGQTPLSEEEKEGLLIKTITTHAELDEYEQLNIENAVEWLMNKKVKKDKILTEDFIKALHKRMFGKVWKWAGEFRQSEKNIGIKWINIRTDLKVLLDDTSYWINNDTFPPDEIAIRFKHRLVNIHCFPNGNGRHSRLMADIIVESIFEKEIFSWHSSNMVKADEVRKEYIKSIRLADNGDIEPLIKFART, encoded by the coding sequence ATGGGATTAGAATTACAATATGAAGAGGGGCAAACACCATTAAGCGAAGAAGAAAAAGAAGGGCTTTTAATAAAGACCATAACAACACATGCTGAACTAGATGAATATGAACAATTAAATATTGAAAATGCAGTTGAATGGCTTATGAATAAGAAGGTAAAAAAAGATAAGATTTTGACTGAGGATTTTATAAAAGCATTGCATAAAAGAATGTTTGGTAAAGTTTGGAAATGGGCTGGGGAATTTAGACAATCAGAAAAAAATATTGGGATAAAATGGATAAATATTCGGACAGATTTAAAAGTATTATTAGACGATACTAGCTATTGGATTAATAATGATACGTTTCCGCCAGACGAAATAGCAATCAGATTCAAGCATAGATTAGTCAATATCCATTGTTTTCCGAATGGAAATGGTAGGCATTCGCGGTTGATGGCTGATATAATTGTTGAATCTATTTTTGAAAAAGAAATATTTTCATGGCATAGTTCCAATATGGTTAAAGCTGATGAAGTTAGAAAGGAATATATTAAATCGATAAGGCTAGCAGATAATGGGGATATTGAACCATTAATAAAATTCGCAAGAACTTAA
- a CDS encoding tryptophan 2,3-dioxygenase family protein — MNTTAHEEILEKLEEKFQAINQKTETHLEGLLWAKPITYWDYIQTDALLNLQTQRTTLPDEMVFIMYHQVNELLFKMILWEIEQVCHSEKPETAFFAEKLMRISRYFDMLTTSFTIMKDGMEVEQYMKFRNTLTPASGFQSAQYRLIEFASTDLINLIDYRFRGSIDRDTPYEHALEHLYWQAAGKDYKTGEKSYLILEFERKYKKEFLSFMEEYNTINLWQKFKQLPEADQKNEALVKAMRHYDYTVNITWVMGHFNTAKKYIESGHGSGEATGGSDWKKYMLPKYQRRIFFPELWSEEELATWGEKESV, encoded by the coding sequence ATGAATACAACTGCACACGAAGAAATTCTTGAAAAATTAGAAGAAAAGTTTCAAGCAATTAATCAAAAAACTGAAACTCATTTAGAAGGTCTTCTGTGGGCAAAACCTATTACTTACTGGGATTATATTCAAACCGATGCTTTACTGAATCTCCAAACACAACGCACTACTTTGCCGGATGAAATGGTTTTTATCATGTATCATCAAGTGAATGAATTGTTGTTTAAAATGATTCTTTGGGAAATCGAACAAGTTTGTCATTCCGAAAAACCTGAAACTGCTTTTTTTGCAGAAAAATTAATGCGAATTAGTCGTTATTTCGATATGCTTACCACTTCTTTTACCATTATGAAAGACGGTATGGAAGTAGAGCAATACATGAAATTCCGAAATACATTAACGCCAGCCAGCGGTTTTCAAAGTGCTCAATATCGTTTGATTGAATTTGCTTCAACCGATTTGATTAATTTAATTGATTACCGTTTTAGAGGTTCGATTGACCGCGATACACCTTACGAACATGCTCTTGAACATTTGTACTGGCAAGCAGCCGGGAAAGATTATAAAACAGGCGAAAAGTCCTATTTGATTTTAGAATTTGAAAGAAAATACAAGAAAGAATTTTTGTCTTTCATGGAAGAATACAACACGATTAATCTTTGGCAAAAGTTCAAACAATTGCCCGAAGCAGATCAAAAAAATGAAGCTCTTGTAAAAGCCATGCGTCATTATGATTATACCGTAAACATTACTTGGGTGATGGGACATTTTAATACGGCAAAAAAATACATCGAAAGCGGTCATGGAAGTGGCGAAGCAACAGGCGGAAGCGATTGGAAAAAATACATGCTTCCCAAATACCAACGAAGAATATTTTTCCCTGAATTATGGTCGGAAGAAGAATTGGCAACTTGGGGAGAAAAAGAAAGTGTTTAA
- a CDS encoding TonB-dependent receptor, producing MKNCKILMLLGFLMMAFSVFSQGTVTGTLIDQESNMPMPGANVVVKGTSNGVVTDFDGKFSISVPNTTGQLIISFVGYLNKTISFNVPSGQTVNVGTVNLEVDSDQLDEVIVVGRGVIDLAKGRNTPIAVSSIKSAEIQQKIGTFDITQTMVNTPSVYVAGQAGGFGDSRIAVRGFGQDNTAFLLNGQPINGMEDGLMYWSNWSGMADIANLIQVQRGLGSSKLAISSVGGTVNFITKATDKKEGGFVSTAIANDDYLKTTAAYNTGMSKKGFGMSVMLTHWQGDGYNDGTKGEGQNYFISFGYKPSEKHNFNLLLTGAPQWHDQNFTKTIASYLQYGRKYNNNWGYLNGQYKSERTNFYHKPVANLNWDWTMSEKSSLSTVLYASWGRGGGTGNYGASIPSSFRTNGQINFDALVDRNLENGGVGVALDGKSYLIRSSMNNHNWYGLVTNFNHKFTDNLEFNAGADVRTYYGTHYRQVADFLGLTSWTESRTLRDNTHQPIGSPVSNTVTESLSPRPWESTFNSLSESQHIDYNNSERISYGGVFGQLEYANDNFSTFFQGAVSSQTHQRFDRYDYLAEYEDSEKVDNIGYNVKAGGSYKINQNHVVFINGGYYSRQPYHDNIYLNFTNQINPLTENEKILGLEAGYGFNSTYFSANLNAYRTSWKDRVKTSSRVNSEGNELFTTNEGVEQLHSGLELDFVVKPFSKLEIRGFASIGNWEYQDKVVTTVRDQDRNVESVTEVDVDGGKVGDAAQTTAGVGLKYTIFERFSVDSDLRFYDEIYSNVGAVKENLQLPSYEVVDFGASYKWLVGKDKANSIDFRLNINNLLHKIYLSELRTNIKTTDLINSQAPEQGTYLSNNRVYNGIADGNQGFFGLGRTWSFTIRYNF from the coding sequence ATGAAAAATTGTAAAATTTTAATGCTTTTAGGGTTTCTTATGATGGCTTTTTCGGTCTTTTCACAAGGAACAGTAACAGGGACTTTGATTGATCAGGAATCAAACATGCCGATGCCTGGTGCAAATGTTGTTGTAAAAGGAACTTCAAACGGAGTAGTGACTGATTTTGATGGTAAATTCAGTATCTCTGTTCCAAATACAACTGGACAATTAATTATTTCTTTTGTGGGTTATCTAAACAAAACAATTTCTTTTAATGTTCCTTCTGGTCAAACGGTAAACGTAGGGACTGTTAATCTTGAAGTAGATTCAGATCAATTAGATGAAGTTATTGTAGTAGGGCGTGGTGTAATCGATTTGGCAAAAGGAAGAAATACGCCAATTGCTGTTTCATCCATCAAATCGGCAGAAATTCAGCAAAAAATTGGTACATTCGATATTACACAAACTATGGTTAACACACCTTCTGTTTATGTGGCAGGTCAAGCGGGAGGTTTCGGAGATTCCAGAATTGCCGTTCGTGGTTTTGGACAAGATAACACAGCTTTCCTTTTAAATGGTCAACCAATTAATGGAATGGAAGATGGTTTAATGTATTGGTCAAATTGGTCAGGAATGGCAGATATAGCGAATTTAATTCAAGTTCAACGTGGATTAGGTTCATCTAAATTGGCGATTTCATCTGTAGGAGGAACTGTTAACTTTATTACAAAAGCAACTGATAAAAAAGAAGGTGGATTTGTATCAACGGCAATCGCAAACGACGACTATTTAAAAACAACAGCAGCATACAATACCGGAATGAGTAAAAAAGGTTTTGGTATGAGTGTGATGCTTACTCATTGGCAAGGTGATGGGTATAATGATGGAACCAAAGGTGAAGGCCAAAACTACTTTATCTCTTTTGGTTACAAACCTAGTGAAAAGCACAATTTTAATTTACTTTTAACCGGAGCTCCGCAGTGGCACGATCAAAATTTTACTAAAACTATTGCTAGTTATCTTCAGTACGGGAGAAAATATAATAACAACTGGGGTTATCTTAATGGCCAATATAAATCTGAAAGAACCAATTTTTATCATAAACCAGTGGCTAATTTAAACTGGGATTGGACAATGAGCGAAAAATCATCGTTGTCAACGGTTTTATATGCTTCATGGGGACGAGGCGGTGGGACTGGAAACTATGGTGCTTCAATCCCATCTTCATTTAGAACAAACGGTCAAATTAACTTTGACGCCCTTGTTGATAGAAATCTTGAAAATGGTGGAGTTGGTGTTGCTTTAGACGGAAAATCTTATCTAATCCGTTCTTCTATGAATAACCACAATTGGTATGGATTAGTTACTAACTTTAATCATAAGTTTACAGATAATTTAGAATTTAATGCCGGAGCAGATGTTAGAACTTACTATGGAACACACTACCGTCAAGTTGCTGATTTCTTGGGATTAACTAGTTGGACGGAAAGCAGAACATTAAGAGATAATACACATCAACCGATTGGGAGTCCTGTTTCAAATACAGTTACTGAATCATTGTCTCCAAGACCTTGGGAATCAACTTTCAATAGTTTGTCTGAAAGTCAACATATTGATTACAATAATAGCGAAAGAATTTCATATGGAGGAGTTTTTGGACAGTTGGAATATGCAAACGATAATTTTTCTACGTTTTTTCAAGGAGCTGTTTCTTCTCAAACTCATCAACGTTTTGACCGATATGATTATTTAGCAGAATATGAAGATTCTGAAAAAGTAGATAATATTGGTTATAATGTAAAAGCCGGCGGAAGTTATAAAATTAACCAAAATCATGTAGTTTTTATTAATGGTGGTTATTATTCCAGACAGCCTTACCATGACAATATTTATTTAAACTTCACAAATCAAATCAACCCTTTAACCGAAAATGAAAAGATTTTAGGCTTAGAGGCAGGTTATGGATTTAATAGTACTTATTTTTCTGCAAATCTTAATGCTTATCGAACATCTTGGAAAGATCGTGTAAAAACATCGTCAAGAGTTAACAGTGAAGGAAATGAACTTTTCACAACCAACGAAGGGGTTGAACAATTGCATTCTGGTTTAGAGCTTGACTTTGTTGTGAAACCATTTTCAAAATTAGAAATAAGAGGTTTTGCATCAATAGGAAATTGGGAATACCAGGACAAAGTGGTTACCACTGTTAGAGATCAAGACAGAAATGTTGAAAGTGTTACAGAAGTTGATGTTGATGGTGGAAAAGTAGGAGATGCTGCTCAAACAACAGCCGGAGTTGGACTGAAGTACACTATTTTTGAACGTTTCTCAGTAGATTCAGATTTACGTTTTTATGATGAGATTTATTCTAATGTAGGTGCCGTGAAAGAAAACCTTCAACTTCCTTCTTATGAAGTAGTCGATTTTGGGGCATCTTATAAATGGTTGGTAGGAAAAGACAAAGCCAATTCAATAGATTTTAGATTAAACATCAATAATTTACTTCACAAAATTTACTTATCTGAACTAAGAACAAATATTAAAACAACAGATTTAATAAATTCACAAGCTCCTGAACAAGGAACATATCTTTCAAACAACAGAGTTTATAACGGAATTGCAGATGGTAACCAAGGGTTTTTTGGTTTGGGAAGAACATGGAGTTTTACAATTCGATATAATTTTTAA
- a CDS encoding M23 family metallopeptidase, which translates to MKFNKILPILFALSLFSCEKKVDKVIIEEDTKPKIPIVVEFGFTLNDYLVVQDTIKSGDTFGKLLENHNIGNFKVHEVTEQVKDSFNMRDIRIGRPITLLKSKDAPNQLQVFIYQKDNINYSVVDFRDTIVKAFNKQKPITIKRRTIATAIHGSLSETLNKNGVDAGVANNLAKIYEYSIDFFKIQKEDKFAVTFYEKYINDTIYAGVDRLESSFFEHKGKKIYAFPYKLDSLSKKVDYYDEEGKGLKTMFLKAPLDFFRISSRFSPKRFHPVQMTWKAHKGTDYAAPHGTPIKTTASGVVERTGFTAGNGNYVKVKHNGTYSTQYLHMSKILVRQGQHVAQGEVIGKVGSTGLATGPHVCYRFWKNGVQVDPLSQKLPNTEPMNEKHKAKYLEYIAPLKKELDSIATLKLK; encoded by the coding sequence TTGAAATTCAACAAAATACTACCTATACTATTTGCATTGAGTTTGTTTTCATGCGAAAAAAAGGTTGACAAAGTCATTATAGAAGAAGATACAAAACCCAAAATTCCAATTGTCGTTGAATTCGGATTCACGTTGAACGATTATTTGGTTGTTCAAGACACGATTAAAAGTGGCGATACCTTCGGAAAATTATTAGAAAATCACAACATCGGAAATTTCAAAGTACATGAAGTAACCGAACAGGTGAAAGACAGCTTCAACATGCGTGATATTCGCATAGGAAGACCCATCACCTTACTAAAATCAAAAGATGCTCCAAACCAACTTCAGGTTTTCATTTATCAAAAAGACAATATAAATTACAGTGTAGTCGATTTTAGAGATACCATCGTAAAAGCATTCAATAAACAAAAACCCATCACCATCAAACGAAGAACGATAGCAACTGCTATTCATGGTTCGTTGTCTGAAACGTTGAACAAAAATGGTGTTGATGCAGGAGTAGCTAATAATTTGGCTAAGATTTACGAATATTCCATCGACTTTTTTAAAATTCAAAAAGAAGATAAATTTGCTGTTACGTTTTATGAAAAATACATCAACGACACAATTTATGCCGGTGTAGATCGATTAGAAAGTTCGTTTTTTGAACATAAAGGGAAAAAGATTTATGCCTTCCCATACAAATTAGACAGTTTATCTAAAAAAGTTGATTATTACGACGAAGAAGGGAAGGGTTTGAAAACGATGTTTCTAAAAGCTCCATTGGACTTCTTCCGAATCTCATCCCGATTTTCGCCTAAACGTTTTCATCCGGTTCAAATGACTTGGAAAGCTCACAAAGGAACCGATTATGCCGCTCCGCACGGAACTCCAATTAAAACTACTGCTTCCGGTGTTGTTGAAAGAACAGGATTTACCGCCGGAAATGGTAACTACGTTAAAGTGAAACACAACGGAACTTATTCTACCCAATACCTTCACATGTCGAAAATTTTAGTTCGACAAGGGCAACATGTAGCACAAGGTGAAGTAATTGGAAAAGTGGGAAGTACTGGTTTAGCAACCGGTCCTCACGTGTGTTATCGTTTTTGGAAAAACGGTGTGCAGGTTGATCCGCTTTCGCAAAAATTACCGAATACCGAACCAATGAATGAAAAGCACAAAGCAAAATATTTAGAATACATTGCCCCTTTAAAGAAAGAATTAGACAGTATTGCGACTCTTAAATTAAAATAA
- a CDS encoding DUF3108 domain-containing protein, with product MKNLLLIFLFLSTVSFDSQTNSPKKEDAYDVGEWFQFKISYGLINAGMAELSVSEATRNNKKVFHAKGRGYTTGMTKFFFKVEDDYQSFIDKQTGVPYQFIRKIDEGGYKKDQEGFFNHSNNTVFVKDYKRKTEKTFEVPDKTQDILSTFYYLRNHPNVDKLKVGESIDIDMFFDEEITKFKLKFIGRQDIKTKFGLVPTMIFRPYVQAGRVFKEQESLTVWISDDDNKLPVRIKAELAVGSLKADLEKFKGLKHTFTVKAKP from the coding sequence ATGAAAAATTTACTGCTTATATTCCTGTTTTTATCGACAGTCAGTTTCGATTCTCAAACCAATTCTCCCAAAAAAGAAGACGCGTATGATGTGGGCGAATGGTTTCAATTTAAAATTTCGTACGGATTAATTAATGCCGGAATGGCTGAATTAAGCGTGAGTGAAGCCACTCGAAACAACAAAAAAGTATTTCACGCCAAAGGCCGCGGTTACACCACCGGTATGACCAAATTTTTCTTTAAGGTGGAAGACGATTACCAAAGTTTTATTGACAAACAAACCGGGGTTCCCTATCAATTTATACGAAAAATAGACGAAGGTGGTTATAAAAAAGACCAAGAAGGCTTTTTTAATCATTCAAATAATACTGTTTTTGTGAAAGATTATAAACGAAAGACAGAAAAAACATTTGAAGTTCCTGATAAAACGCAAGATATATTGTCAACGTTTTATTATTTGAGAAATCATCCCAACGTAGATAAACTAAAAGTGGGTGAGTCAATAGACATTGATATGTTTTTTGACGAAGAAATAACAAAATTTAAACTTAAATTTATTGGTCGTCAAGATATAAAAACTAAATTTGGGCTCGTTCCCACGATGATTTTTAGACCTTATGTGCAAGCCGGACGCGTTTTTAAAGAACAAGAAAGCTTAACTGTTTGGATTTCAGATGACGACAATAAATTGCCAGTGAGAATCAAAGCCGAATTAGCCGTAGGTTCACTAAAAGCCGATTTGGAAAAATTTAAAGGATTAAAACACACATTTACCGTTAAAGCAAAACCGTGA
- a CDS encoding mobile mystery protein A, whose amino-acid sequence MRNQKKLLIEQLDRKIKPFQKAENVIIPEKGWVYSIRTALNMTLEQLGKRLNITKQGVKKIEEREANESISINLLKEIANALDMKFVYGFVPKKGSIENLIDYKSQELATKIVLRTNHNMKLENQGNSEEQIQKAIKELASEIKREVRRSLWD is encoded by the coding sequence ATGAGAAATCAAAAAAAATTATTAATAGAGCAATTGGATAGAAAGATAAAACCTTTTCAAAAAGCTGAAAATGTTATTATTCCTGAAAAAGGATGGGTATATAGCATTAGAACAGCTTTAAATATGACGCTTGAACAATTGGGCAAAAGATTGAATATAACTAAACAAGGAGTGAAAAAGATTGAAGAAAGGGAAGCAAATGAATCCATTTCTATAAATTTACTTAAAGAAATAGCTAATGCATTGGATATGAAATTTGTTTATGGATTTGTTCCTAAGAAAGGCTCAATTGAAAATCTTATAGACTATAAATCCCAAGAATTGGCTACAAAAATTGTTTTAAGAACAAATCACAATATGAAACTTGAGAATCAAGGCAATAGCGAAGAACAAATTCAGAAAGCAATAAAAGAGTTAGCAAGTGAAATAAAACGAGAAGTACGTAGGTCATTATGGGATTAG
- a CDS encoding homogentisate 1,2-dioxygenase translates to MPFYHKLGEIPPKRHTQFRKPNGELYYEQLFGTVGFDGMYSNMYHVHRPTQVKEIHKQYSVAPTIAKSNNMQSFKLHGFDVAPEKDYLESRKIVLTNSDCHITLAAPQNKTQDYFYKNTDSDEMIFIHKGSGKLRTLLGNIDFKYGDYLLIPRGIIYKIDFDTEDNRLFIVESRRPIYTPKRYRNWFGQLLEHSPYCERDLRRPTELETHDEVGDFIIKVKKKDEIIEMVYASHPFDVVGYDGFNYPYAFSIHDFEPITGRIHQPPPVHQTFETDAFVVCSFVPRLYDYHPLSIPAPYNHSNIDSDEVLYYVDGDFMSRNDVKPGNISLHPAGIPHGPHPGAYERSIGKTETKELAVMVDTFKPLMVTDEAMKVADEKYFQSWL, encoded by the coding sequence ATGCCATTTTATCATAAATTAGGAGAAATTCCTCCCAAACGTCATACACAATTCCGAAAACCAAACGGCGAACTTTATTATGAGCAATTGTTTGGTACTGTGGGTTTTGACGGAATGTATTCCAATATGTATCACGTGCACAGACCAACGCAGGTGAAAGAAATTCATAAACAATATTCGGTAGCTCCTACCATTGCTAAATCTAATAATATGCAGTCGTTCAAACTGCATGGTTTTGATGTTGCTCCGGAAAAAGATTATTTAGAAAGTCGAAAAATTGTGTTGACTAATTCCGATTGTCACATCACTTTAGCCGCTCCACAAAATAAAACACAAGATTATTTTTATAAGAATACCGATTCAGACGAAATGATTTTCATCCATAAAGGAAGCGGAAAACTTCGCACTCTTTTAGGAAATATCGATTTTAAATACGGTGATTATTTATTGATTCCACGCGGAATTATTTATAAAATCGACTTTGATACCGAAGACAATCGTTTGTTTATTGTTGAATCAAGACGGCCCATTTACACACCCAAACGTTACCGAAATTGGTTCGGACAATTGTTAGAACATTCGCCTTATTGCGAACGTGATTTACGTCGTCCAACCGAATTAGAAACGCATGATGAAGTGGGTGATTTCATCATTAAAGTAAAGAAGAAAGATGAAATCATCGAAATGGTTTATGCTTCACATCCTTTTGATGTTGTGGGTTACGATGGATTTAATTATCCGTATGCATTTTCCATTCACGATTTTGAACCAATAACCGGAAGAATTCATCAACCGCCACCGGTTCATCAAACCTTTGAAACAGATGCGTTTGTGGTTTGTTCGTTCGTTCCGAGATTGTATGATTATCATCCGCTTTCTATTCCGGCACCCTATAATCACAGCAATATTGATAGTGATGAAGTATTGTACTACGTCGATGGCGATTTTATGAGTAGAAACGATGTAAAACCCGGTAACATATCATTACACCCAGCCGGAATTCCACACGGACCGCACCCTGGAGCATACGAACGAAGCATCGGAAAAACAGAAACGAAAGAGTTAGCCGTAATGGTTGACACATTTAAACCCTTGATGGTAACGGATGAAGCGATGAAAGTTGCGGATGAGAAGTACTTTCAATCGTGGTTGTAA